One genomic window of uncultured delta proteobacterium includes the following:
- a CDS encoding Thiamine biosynthesis protein ThiS (fragment) yields MRDTQTVLVNGKEHPHMEGMTVTSLLSALPGVSGNVVVEVNAVIIPRGRFGETLLNAGDRIEIVHFVGGG; encoded by the coding sequence ATGCGGGATACACAGACGGTACTGGTCAACGGCAAAGAGCATCCCCACATGGAGGGTATGACGGTCACCTCGTTGTTGTCCGCTCTGCCGGGCGTATCCGGGAACGTGGTGGTGGAGGTGAACGCCGTCATCATTCCGCGCGGGCGGTTTGGCGAAACGCTCCTGAATGCCGGCGACAGGATTGAAATTGTCCATTTTGTGGGCGGAGGGTGA